A single Triticum dicoccoides isolate Atlit2015 ecotype Zavitan chromosome 2A, WEW_v2.0, whole genome shotgun sequence DNA region contains:
- the LOC119353469 gene encoding uncharacterized protein At5g39865-like codes for MEGGCGGTEGGCGKKQQPRQFVRSLTYHHHQGRRLLPRWRRPQQLADEPRARPQAVVLYTTSLRGVRRTFADCSAARAILRGSRVAVDERDVSMDAALRRELQALLAARGRAFSLPQLFIGGRLVGGADEVRQLHESGQLRRLLEGAAGQDPAFVCDACGGVRFVPCPACAGSRKVFDEEQDRALRCADCNENGLVRCANCSS; via the coding sequence ATGGAGGGCGGCTGCGGCGGGACGGAGGGCGGTTGCGGCAAGAAGCAGCAGCCGCGCCAGTTTGTGCGGTCGCTGACGTACCACCACCACCAGGGGCGCCGGCTGCTGCCCCGGTGGCGGCGGCCGCAGCAGCTGGCGGACGAGCCCCGCGCGCGGCCGCAGGCGGTGGTGCTCTACACGACGTCGCTGCGCGGGGTGCGGCGCACCTTCGCGGACTGCTCCGCGGCGCGCGCCATCCTGCGGGGCTCCCGCGTCGCCGTCGACGAGCGCGACGTGTCCATGGACGCGGCGCTCCGGCGCGAGCTGCAGGCGCTGCTGGCCGCGCGGGGCCGCGCCTTCTCGCTCCCGCAGCTCTTCATCGGGGGCCGGCTCGTGGGCGGCGCCGACGAGGTCCGGCAGCTGCACGAGTCCGGCCAGCTCCGGCGCCTCCTGGAGGGCGCCGCCGGGCAGGACCCGGCCTTCGTCTGCGACGCCTGCggcggggtccgcttcgtcccctgccCGGCCTGCGCCGGCAGCCGCAAGGTGTTCGACGAGGAGCAGGACCGCGCCCTCCGCTGCGCCGACTGCAACGAGAACGGGCTGGTGCGCTGCGCCAACTGCTCCTCCTGA